Proteins from a genomic interval of Cloacibacillus sp.:
- a CDS encoding class I SAM-dependent methyltransferase — MQYLRSEKYNTPKLQAKIMGPNPLKLQEELLNGHKISSKSTVCDLGSGQGLTSVFLAQEYGFLVYAADLWSDPVENQKFFEEMGLDSTQIIPVKADAADLPFEKEFFDAVVSTDSYNYFGRDPTFLGEKLLPFVKRGGYIYIVIPGMKKDCHDNLPQELLLSWTPEQLDYIHDILYWTNIIEQTDDVNILSIHEMESNEEVWNDWLEQNNEYAISDRKAMEAGGGKYLNFIAIILQKK; from the coding sequence ATGCAATATCTGCGCAGTGAAAAATATAACACGCCAAAATTACAGGCGAAGATTATGGGGCCGAATCCACTAAAATTACAGGAAGAATTGCTCAATGGGCATAAAATATCTAGCAAATCCACCGTGTGTGACTTGGGCAGCGGTCAAGGACTTACAAGTGTATTTTTGGCACAGGAGTATGGTTTTTTAGTATATGCCGCCGATCTTTGGAGCGATCCTGTGGAAAATCAAAAGTTTTTTGAGGAGATGGGGCTTGATTCCACGCAAATCATTCCCGTAAAAGCGGATGCAGCCGACCTTCCCTTTGAGAAAGAATTTTTCGATGCAGTCGTCAGTACAGACTCTTACAACTATTTTGGACGCGATCCAACATTTCTGGGAGAAAAATTATTGCCATTTGTAAAACGCGGCGGATATATTTACATTGTAATTCCGGGAATGAAAAAAGATTGCCATGACAATCTACCACAAGAGTTACTTCTTTCATGGACTCCGGAGCAGCTCGATTATATTCACGATATTCTTTACTGGACAAACATCATTGAACAGACTGATGATGTCAACATTCTTTCAATTCATGAAATGGAAAGCAATGAAGAGGTCTGGAACGACTGGCTGGAACAAAATAATGAATATGCTATAAGCGATAGAAAGGCTATGGAGGCCGGCGGCGGAAAATATCTTAACTTTATTGCAATTATTTTACAAAAGAAATAG
- a CDS encoding DUF262 and DUF1524 domain-containing protein, producing the protein MNAFKSSIYRYLGGTCQYLIPLYQRTYSWEREQCARLWNDIVNLHNTLREGHFIGSIVRIDEDSAAGSTRAMIIDGQQRLTTLTLLLVALRDYAKDNPDCAVNPDKITDTLLLNKYETGNAKYKLLLTQSDKEILINKLEGAPLSINSKSRVIDNYAFFAGQIAKLEISPSDLYDTIGKLQIVDIVLDRQYDDPQAIFESLNSTGMDLKDSDLIRNHLLMGLDSDTQANVYNTVWRPTEQLFRDEHQSELLDNFFRDYLTMELGRIPKKNEVYKEFRTYHTDSGLTIRELCVHIHSYAKHYTDMYFVTSGDTVLKSLYGDMKAIRMEVAYPFLLKVLGDYEKFLITIDELREIVRLCVSYVMRRAVCDVPTNSLNKTFATMKNALKTTDYLNSVKAFFILLDTYKEFPNDRRFIDTFLTRDIYHMARCGYILGRLENYENKSVVILDNLTIEHIIPQNPHLSADWEYALGDDWEEVQKKYLHTIGNLTLTAYNSEMSDSPFADKQAMDGGFRQSALRLNKYVVAQTSWGENQINERAAQLGDIAKKVWPYPMLTEAELTQYRKQDDSTTAYTLESYQYLNAFNRMLFQKLNIRILNLSTYVKREFKKLYIAYKADTNFVDVVIQSARLRLAINMKYADVVDPKRICKDVTGIGKWGNGDVEVGLDSLDMLDDVMAIIDQAFRQQNIE; encoded by the coding sequence GTGAACGCTTTCAAAAGCAGCATTTATAGATATCTTGGAGGAACGTGTCAATACCTGATACCGCTATATCAAAGAACCTATAGCTGGGAGCGCGAGCAATGCGCTCGCCTTTGGAATGACATCGTCAATCTACATAACACCCTTCGTGAAGGACATTTTATCGGCTCCATCGTTCGCATCGACGAGGATTCGGCGGCAGGGTCAACGCGTGCAATGATTATCGACGGTCAGCAACGCCTTACTACGCTGACCTTGCTTCTTGTCGCCTTGAGAGACTATGCTAAGGACAACCCCGATTGCGCCGTCAACCCAGATAAAATCACGGACACTCTGCTTTTGAACAAGTACGAAACGGGCAATGCCAAATACAAGCTGCTTCTCACGCAGTCCGATAAGGAAATACTCATTAATAAGCTTGAAGGCGCGCCTCTTTCAATAAACTCCAAGTCCCGTGTGATTGATAACTATGCGTTCTTTGCCGGACAAATTGCCAAATTAGAGATTTCACCTTCCGATCTCTACGACACCATTGGCAAACTGCAAATTGTAGACATAGTACTTGACCGGCAGTATGATGACCCGCAGGCAATTTTTGAGAGCCTGAATTCTACTGGTATGGATTTGAAGGATTCCGACCTCATTCGCAACCATCTTCTGATGGGTTTGGACTCCGACACGCAAGCCAATGTTTATAATACTGTATGGCGCCCGACGGAACAACTCTTTCGTGATGAACATCAGAGCGAATTGCTCGATAACTTCTTCCGGGACTACCTCACTATGGAACTCGGCAGGATACCGAAAAAGAACGAAGTGTATAAAGAATTTCGAACCTATCATACTGATAGTGGGCTGACCATTCGTGAACTCTGCGTGCATATTCACAGCTACGCAAAGCACTATACTGATATGTATTTTGTCACAAGCGGCGATACCGTATTGAAATCGCTTTACGGAGATATGAAGGCAATTCGCATGGAAGTAGCCTATCCGTTCCTATTGAAAGTTCTCGGCGACTACGAGAAATTTTTGATAACCATTGATGAATTGCGGGAAATAGTTCGGCTTTGTGTAAGCTATGTTATGCGCCGTGCTGTCTGCGACGTTCCAACGAACTCCCTTAACAAAACCTTCGCCACGATGAAGAATGCCTTAAAGACGACGGACTACTTAAATTCAGTCAAGGCATTCTTCATTTTGCTCGATACATACAAGGAATTCCCGAACGACAGGCGTTTCATCGACACATTTCTAACAAGGGACATCTATCACATGGCCCGCTGCGGCTACATCCTAGGTCGGCTTGAGAACTATGAGAACAAATCTGTAGTGATTCTAGACAACCTAACAATAGAACATATAATTCCTCAGAACCCGCATTTGTCTGCCGACTGGGAGTATGCTCTCGGTGACGATTGGGAAGAGGTTCAAAAAAAATATCTGCATACCATCGGCAACCTTACGCTGACGGCATATAATTCCGAGATGAGTGATTCTCCTTTTGCTGACAAGCAGGCGATGGATGGCGGATTCCGACAGAGCGCGCTGAGGCTAAACAAATACGTTGTTGCACAGACCTCATGGGGCGAAAACCAGATCAATGAACGAGCCGCCCAACTCGGCGATATTGCAAAAAAAGTCTGGCCGTATCCGATGCTCACTGAGGCTGAGCTTACCCAGTATCGTAAGCAGGACGATTCCACGACAGCGTACACACTCGAGAGCTACCAGTACCTCAATGCTTTCAACCGTATGCTTTTTCAGAAGCTGAATATCCGCATTCTCAACCTCAGTACCTATGTAAAGCGAGAATTCAAGAAGTTGTATATCGCCTATAAAGCTGACACCAATTTCGTGGATGTGGTTATCCAGAGCGCGCGGCTTCGCTTGGCAATAAACATGAAGTATGCCGATGTCGTTGACCCCAAGAGGATATGCAAGGATGTTACAGGGATTGGCAAATGGGGTAATGGCGATGTCGAAGTTGGATTGGACAGTTTAGATATGCTTGATGATGTGATGGCAATTATTGATCAAGCTTTCAGACAACAAAACATAGAATAA
- a CDS encoding VOC family protein: protein MKLDGLGIMVDDMPTMVRFYRDVLGFEITEDENASNVYLKKDGTLFLLYRKSDFEKMTGKSFSYVKGFNGHYEIALSVSNYASVDSAFERVTNLGARAVMPPTTEPWGQRACYVADPEGNLIEIGSFTKE from the coding sequence GTGAAACTAGATGGTCTTGGAATTATGGTGGATGATATGCCGACAATGGTTAGATTTTATCGAGACGTGCTTGGTTTTGAAATTACTGAGGACGAGAATGCATCAAATGTTTACTTAAAAAAGGATGGTACGCTTTTTCTTCTTTATAGAAAATCTGATTTTGAAAAAATGACAGGTAAAAGCTTCTCGTATGTGAAAGGATTCAATGGCCATTACGAAATCGCTCTGTCCGTTTCCAATTACGCCTCTGTAGACAGCGCATTTGAAAGAGTGACTAACCTAGGAGCGCGGGCTGTGATGCCGCCGACTACGGAGCCGTGGGGGCAAAGGGCTTGTTATGTCGCAGACCCGGAGGGAAATTTGATAGAAATAGGCTCTTTCACGAAGGAGTAA
- a CDS encoding TetR/AcrR family transcriptional regulator, producing the protein MINTKERIMQIGLELFSRDGYEAVSVSTIANELGMTKSALYKHYKSKRDIFDSILARMSQMDVERANEYDMPEGTVEEMAEVYACAQIEKIKVYTEAQFHYWTEEKFSSGFRKLLTLEQYRNSEMSQLYQQYFVAGPLQYLEDLFGGITNSCDNAKLLAIHFYAPVFTLYSLYDGATDKKPVFAILRKHLDNFGGEISK; encoded by the coding sequence ATGATAAACACAAAGGAACGAATCATGCAGATTGGATTAGAATTATTTTCAAGAGACGGCTATGAGGCAGTGTCCGTAAGCACTATTGCAAATGAACTTGGAATGACAAAAAGCGCTTTATACAAGCATTACAAGAGTAAAAGGGATATTTTTGACAGCATCTTAGCACGAATGAGCCAAATGGATGTTGAGCGTGCCAATGAATATGATATGCCCGAAGGAACAGTTGAAGAAATGGCGGAAGTCTATGCCTGTGCGCAAATTGAAAAAATTAAAGTATATACTGAGGCGCAGTTTCACTATTGGACTGAAGAAAAATTCTCCTCTGGTTTCCGTAAGCTGTTGACCCTAGAACAGTATCGAAATTCAGAAATGTCTCAGCTTTATCAGCAATACTTTGTTGCGGGGCCTCTGCAATATCTGGAGGATCTGTTTGGCGGAATAACGAATAGCTGCGACAATGCAAAGCTGCTTGCTATACATTTTTATGCTCCTGTTTTTACCTTATATAGTCTTTACGATGGCGCCACAGATAAAAAACCAGTTTTTGCTATACTGCGGAAACATCTCGATAATTTCGGAGGAGAAATAAGCAAATAA
- a CDS encoding methyltransferase domain-containing protein, producing MSYNINDLLKKPELYKETGIAFWDDEHISKQMLKAHLTPEYDGASRSFDFIDKSVEWITALAPAVENLQLLDVGCGPGLYAERFAKAGCHVTGVDFSKRSIKYAVQSAAEQGFDITYLHQNYLQLALDKSFDFAAMIYCDYGALSRDNRQLLMQKIYEHLKPGGKFLFDVFSMQKYAAFSEGQTWERFPYGGFWTEKPHTVLNGNYCYCDNVTLEQIAVLTQSEASVYYLWTTYFTRKSLIEEALAAGFKLYGVFSDVAGAAYFEESQTIAVLLEKTDD from the coding sequence ATGTCCTATAATATTAATGACCTGCTAAAAAAACCGGAGCTTTATAAAGAAACCGGGATAGCGTTTTGGGATGACGAGCATATCTCGAAGCAGATGCTAAAAGCACACCTAACCCCTGAATACGATGGCGCCAGCCGCAGCTTTGATTTTATCGACAAATCTGTGGAATGGATCACAGCGTTGGCGCCGGCCGTCGAAAATTTGCAGCTCCTAGATGTTGGCTGCGGACCAGGGCTTTACGCCGAACGCTTCGCCAAAGCAGGCTGCCATGTAACCGGCGTAGACTTCTCCAAGCGGTCTATCAAATACGCAGTTCAATCAGCCGCAGAACAAGGATTTGATATTACATACCTTCATCAAAATTATTTGCAGCTTGCGCTGGATAAGAGCTTTGATTTTGCAGCGATGATTTATTGCGATTACGGAGCGCTCTCGCGGGACAACAGGCAGCTGCTTATGCAAAAGATATATGAACACTTGAAGCCGGGCGGCAAGTTTCTGTTTGATGTGTTCTCTATGCAAAAATATGCGGCTTTTTCAGAGGGGCAAACATGGGAAAGATTCCCCTACGGCGGCTTTTGGACTGAAAAGCCGCACACCGTGCTGAACGGTAATTACTGCTATTGTGACAACGTAACGCTGGAGCAGATTGCGGTGCTCACGCAAAGCGAGGCATCAGTCTATTATTTATGGACAACTTATTTCACACGAAAGAGCCTGATTGAGGAGGCACTGGCGGCCGGCTTTAAGCTGTACGGTGTTTTCTCCGATGTGGCAGGCGCGGCTTATTTCGAGGAAAGTCAAACGATCGCCGTGCTTTTAGAAAAGACGGACGACTAA